A window of the Schlesneria paludicola DSM 18645 genome harbors these coding sequences:
- a CDS encoding OmpH family outer membrane protein yields MRHFSLLVPVSLAALSLVGCGQMIGTSTPSSHGGIAVVDLDKVAQDTGRDRQLANSLELAQNSLNQMLSKTVENAKEQLDTKKKGYGEEPSAEDQKEFTAMERSAVTQLSQLQNKARAEFEQFKQKQIANFRAEMKPIAQEVAAKRGMSVVIPKNEGLLLSVDTGADITDEVIKVLRERRPQVPQAPEAKVEADQPASKSNTSKRPAKAVTQTAEKSDVADETAQ; encoded by the coding sequence ATGCGTCACTTCAGTCTGCTGGTCCCCGTTTCGTTGGCGGCACTCAGCCTGGTCGGTTGTGGTCAAATGATCGGAACGTCTACGCCTTCGTCACACGGCGGGATCGCGGTCGTCGATCTGGACAAAGTCGCCCAGGATACTGGTCGCGATCGTCAGTTGGCGAATTCACTGGAGCTCGCACAGAACTCGCTGAACCAGATGCTGTCGAAGACCGTCGAAAATGCGAAAGAGCAACTCGACACGAAGAAGAAGGGTTACGGCGAAGAACCGTCGGCCGAAGACCAGAAGGAATTCACGGCGATGGAGCGAAGTGCGGTCACGCAATTGTCGCAACTCCAGAACAAGGCACGTGCCGAGTTCGAACAATTCAAGCAAAAGCAAATCGCCAACTTCCGCGCGGAAATGAAGCCGATCGCTCAAGAAGTGGCTGCCAAGCGTGGAATGAGCGTCGTCATCCCCAAGAACGAAGGTCTGTTGCTGTCCGTCGATACCGGTGCTGACATCACCGACGAAGTGATCAAGGTGCTGCGTGAACGCCGGCCACAAGTGCCACAAGCACCAGAAGCGAAGGTCGAAGCCGATCAGCCTGCGTCGAAGTCCAACACTTCGAAACGTCCCGCGAAAGCGGTCACGCAAACTGCCGAGAAGAGCGATGTTGCGGACGAGACGGCACAGTAG
- a CDS encoding enoyl-ACP reductase FabI, whose product MSLMAGKRGLVFGIANDYSIAWAITEQLHKEGAELGFTHLPDRDPANPKMERRVRKLVDPIGAKMLVSCDVQQDADLDKTFALAKETFGEIDFVVHSIAYAPIDDLKGPVYGCSRDGFKTAMDISVFSLMAICKRAQALMPNGGSIITLSYLGGERVIPGYNVMGLCKAALESSVGYLAHELGQKKIRVNALSAGPIKTLSSSAVKDFDSMLNMYGAMAPLRRNVEVEEVGKTGLYLLSDMSTGVTGETLHVDSGYHVMGAPPADAKFS is encoded by the coding sequence ATGAGTTTGATGGCTGGCAAGCGCGGCTTGGTATTCGGAATTGCCAATGACTATTCGATCGCCTGGGCGATCACTGAGCAATTGCACAAAGAGGGAGCGGAACTCGGCTTCACACATCTGCCCGACCGCGATCCCGCAAATCCGAAGATGGAGCGCCGCGTACGCAAACTGGTCGACCCGATCGGCGCGAAAATGCTGGTCTCGTGCGATGTGCAGCAAGATGCCGACCTCGACAAGACGTTCGCTCTGGCAAAAGAGACATTCGGCGAGATCGATTTCGTCGTGCACTCAATCGCCTACGCACCGATCGACGATCTGAAGGGGCCCGTTTACGGCTGCAGCCGTGACGGCTTCAAGACCGCGATGGATATCAGTGTGTTCAGCCTGATGGCCATCTGCAAACGAGCTCAAGCATTGATGCCCAACGGCGGAAGCATCATCACGCTGTCCTATCTGGGCGGCGAACGCGTCATTCCTGGCTACAACGTGATGGGGCTCTGCAAGGCCGCGCTCGAATCATCCGTTGGCTATCTCGCGCACGAGTTGGGCCAAAAGAAAATTCGTGTGAACGCATTGAGTGCCGGGCCGATCAAGACTCTCAGCTCGTCCGCCGTCAAAGACTTCGATTCGATGCTGAACATGTACGGTGCCATGGCACCGCTACGACGAAATGTCGAAGTCGAAGAAGTGGGCAAGACTGGCCTTTATCTGCTCAGCGATATGTCGACCGGTGTCACCGGTGAAACGCTGCACGTAGACAGCGGCTACCACGTTATGGGTGCTCCTCCAGCAGACGCAAAGTTTAGCTGA
- a CDS encoding PilZ domain-containing protein, which produces MSYPSAEHDFEFDPAVTAWFVPPGRSTYAPIEVPVQSPKSRSRQLHELSLMLHQPDEPDTEPQLQKPLETNQRQYARCPLPQESVTARLNLNGRKLVCQLVELSIGGFGVVVQGKPNLSAGAIGLLSAPGMNFIVSVSRQEERSDGVYIGLKQIEEVLDDHPFSRAGRASPLGYAIAAFSGAMIATVAYFFMRGQ; this is translated from the coding sequence ATGAGCTACCCTAGCGCCGAGCACGACTTCGAATTCGATCCTGCCGTCACCGCATGGTTTGTTCCACCCGGTCGATCGACGTATGCACCCATCGAAGTCCCGGTACAAAGTCCCAAGTCCCGTTCCAGGCAGCTTCATGAACTTTCCTTGATGCTGCATCAACCGGACGAGCCGGATACGGAACCGCAGTTGCAAAAGCCGCTTGAGACGAATCAGCGCCAATACGCACGCTGTCCGCTTCCGCAGGAAAGCGTGACCGCCAGGCTGAATTTGAATGGCCGCAAGCTTGTTTGCCAGTTGGTCGAGCTTTCAATCGGTGGGTTTGGTGTCGTCGTTCAAGGAAAGCCGAACTTGTCAGCCGGTGCGATTGGGCTGCTGTCGGCTCCTGGTATGAACTTCATCGTGAGTGTTTCCCGCCAGGAAGAACGTTCGGATGGAGTCTACATCGGTTTGAAGCAGATCGAAGAAGTACTGGACGACCATCCATTCTCACGTGCGGGGCGCGCATCACCATTGGGGTACGCGATCGCCGCATTTTCTGGCGCCATGATTGCCACAGTCGCCTACTTCTTCATGCGCGGTCAATAA
- the mutS gene encoding DNA mismatch repair protein MutS: protein MTTQSERTPTPAMQRYLEVKAQHPHAILLFRMGDFYELFYEDAVVASKAIGLTLTSRDKGSPNPIPMAGFPYHQLDGYLQRLVRAGFRAAICEQMEDPKLAKGPVKRDVTRVVTPGTLTEDSLLDPRESNFLACVFPTKDVCGLAWLEVSTGRFLMADLAAQHVVDEIARIRPAECLIPENSRELPLIQSLNQMSGMLLSDRPPWSFSLEQCKRKLLEQFQTRTLSGFDIDEDTPGVTAAGALLEYVQETQKSGLGHITRLEPYRRGSSLLIDEATRRSLELTRTLKDGQREGSLLAVIDETVTPMGARLLGEWLSNPLTDATRITLRLDAVEELTTDAVFCRDLREQLQEAYDLQRLTARVATGRCSPRDLACLARTLALLPKLKAKLSGRAARRLIELEDRLDLCPEIRADIESALVDEPPMLTSDGGMIRPGYHSQLDEWRDLARGGKDWITKYQSEEITRTGIPNLKVGFNKVFGYYLECTAAQAEKVPADYIRKQTLKNYERFITPQLKEYEEKVLRAEGQAVQLEQELFNALRERVAVQAARLRDIAEVLAEVDTLAGLSTLAVRAGYCRPQISIEPVLDIREGRHPVLDRLKPSGEFVPNDVRMGAANVPIKANGADAQAGLAASTADYPTGLMQLITGPNMAGKSTYIRQAALITIMAQMGSFVPAAAASIGIADRVFARVGASDELGKGQSTFMVEMTETARILNAATKHSLVILDEIGRGTSTYDGISLAWAITEYLHDVTNCRTMFATHYHELTQLTESLKQCTNWNVAVREDADDVIFLHKIVPGAADKSYGIHVAQLAGVPRAVLERAKIILKTLEDDHLDDSGKTKVPARRTQQKREFQLALFADEEHPIIDELRQLNVNELTPLAALQELHRLRQQVK, encoded by the coding sequence ATGACGACTCAATCTGAACGTACTCCGACGCCCGCGATGCAGCGGTATCTCGAGGTCAAAGCACAACATCCCCATGCCATTCTGCTATTTCGCATGGGTGACTTTTACGAATTGTTCTACGAAGACGCCGTGGTGGCCTCAAAGGCAATCGGGCTGACGTTGACCAGTCGCGACAAGGGGTCGCCGAATCCCATTCCGATGGCGGGATTTCCCTATCATCAACTCGACGGCTATCTGCAGCGGCTGGTTCGCGCCGGATTCCGGGCAGCCATCTGTGAACAGATGGAAGATCCGAAGCTTGCGAAGGGGCCTGTCAAACGGGATGTGACGCGCGTTGTGACGCCGGGAACATTGACCGAAGACTCGCTGCTTGATCCCCGCGAAAGCAACTTTCTCGCATGCGTTTTTCCGACGAAGGATGTTTGCGGACTTGCCTGGTTGGAAGTTTCGACCGGTCGGTTCTTGATGGCCGATCTTGCGGCCCAGCATGTCGTTGATGAAATCGCCCGAATTCGCCCGGCAGAATGTCTGATCCCGGAAAACTCGCGCGAACTTCCCCTGATCCAATCATTGAACCAGATGTCGGGAATGCTGCTCAGCGATCGGCCGCCCTGGTCTTTTTCGTTGGAACAGTGCAAACGCAAACTCCTTGAACAGTTCCAGACGCGGACGTTGTCGGGGTTTGATATTGATGAGGATACTCCAGGAGTGACCGCAGCGGGGGCACTGCTGGAATACGTTCAGGAAACGCAGAAGAGTGGTTTGGGTCATATCACAAGGCTTGAGCCTTATCGACGCGGGTCCAGCCTGCTGATCGACGAAGCGACGCGACGTAGCTTGGAACTGACTCGGACGCTTAAAGACGGTCAACGCGAAGGCAGTTTACTGGCCGTGATTGATGAAACGGTCACGCCCATGGGCGCGCGTCTTTTGGGCGAATGGCTTTCCAATCCACTGACAGATGCCACACGCATCACCCTTCGTCTCGACGCTGTTGAAGAGCTGACAACCGACGCAGTTTTTTGCCGTGATCTGCGTGAGCAGTTGCAGGAAGCCTATGACCTTCAGCGTTTGACGGCGCGTGTGGCCACCGGACGATGCTCACCTCGCGATTTGGCGTGTCTGGCGCGAACCCTGGCACTGCTGCCCAAGCTCAAGGCGAAGTTGTCGGGGCGTGCGGCTCGGCGACTGATTGAACTGGAAGATCGACTCGATCTTTGTCCCGAAATTCGGGCGGATATTGAGTCGGCGCTGGTCGATGAACCGCCGATGCTGACGAGTGACGGTGGGATGATTCGTCCCGGCTATCATTCGCAGCTTGATGAATGGCGCGATTTGGCGCGCGGGGGGAAAGACTGGATTACCAAGTACCAGTCCGAGGAAATCACGCGGACGGGCATTCCGAATTTGAAAGTCGGATTCAACAAGGTCTTCGGATATTACCTGGAATGCACTGCCGCACAGGCCGAGAAGGTTCCTGCCGATTACATTCGCAAGCAGACCCTGAAAAACTACGAGCGATTCATCACGCCGCAACTGAAGGAGTACGAAGAGAAAGTCCTGCGTGCCGAAGGGCAAGCGGTTCAGTTGGAACAAGAGTTGTTTAACGCGTTGCGGGAACGAGTGGCGGTGCAGGCGGCGCGACTGCGAGACATTGCGGAAGTGCTGGCCGAGGTCGATACGCTCGCAGGCCTGTCGACGTTGGCCGTGCGGGCTGGATATTGCCGTCCGCAGATCTCGATCGAACCGGTTCTCGACATCCGCGAAGGTCGGCATCCGGTCCTCGATCGCCTAAAACCAAGTGGCGAGTTCGTTCCAAATGATGTGCGCATGGGCGCAGCGAATGTTCCGATTAAGGCGAACGGCGCCGATGCGCAAGCGGGATTGGCAGCATCAACGGCGGATTATCCGACGGGGCTGATGCAGTTGATTACGGGCCCAAATATGGCCGGTAAGAGCACTTACATTCGGCAGGCCGCATTGATCACGATCATGGCCCAGATGGGGTCATTTGTTCCCGCCGCCGCAGCGTCGATTGGGATTGCCGATCGCGTTTTTGCACGCGTTGGGGCCAGTGACGAACTGGGCAAGGGCCAAAGTACGTTTATGGTTGAAATGACAGAAACTGCGCGAATCCTCAACGCGGCAACGAAGCACAGTTTGGTGATTTTGGATGAAATTGGTCGTGGTACAAGTACATATGACGGAATTTCGCTCGCCTGGGCCATTACAGAGTACTTACATGATGTGACAAATTGTCGCACCATGTTTGCGACACACTATCATGAGTTGACTCAACTCACAGAATCATTAAAGCAGTGCACCAACTGGAACGTGGCGGTGCGTGAAGATGCTGATGACGTCATTTTTCTACATAAGATCGTTCCAGGAGCGGCAGACAAAAGTTACGGCATCCATGTCGCACAGTTAGCGGGTGTGCCGCGCGCTGTGCTCGAACGAGCGAAAATTATTCTGAAAACATTGGAAGATGATCATCTGGACGACTCCGGAAAAACGAAGGTTCCGGCACGTCGTACGCAACAGAAACGTGAATTTCAGTTGGCATTGTTCGCAGATGAGGAACATCCGATCATTGATGAGTTGCGACAACTGAACGTCAACGAATTGACTCCGCTTGCCGCACTTCAGGAACTGCATCGATTGCGACAGCAAGTCAAGTGA
- the nusB gene encoding transcription antitermination factor NusB, producing the protein MSPRRHQAREVALQMLFQKDLNPDVSPDMIREQIREMLENNEQMCRFAWSLFAGTIESQKMIDQKIESVAANWTLGRMPPTDRNAIRLGAFELLYTDTPHPVVIDEALELAKSFGSAQSASFVNGILDKLVPSAKRAAPKASPSEDDQPAIDAAE; encoded by the coding sequence ATGTCCCCCCGCCGCCATCAAGCCCGCGAAGTCGCGTTGCAAATGCTGTTTCAGAAGGATCTGAACCCCGACGTGTCGCCCGACATGATCCGCGAGCAGATTCGCGAAATGCTCGAAAACAACGAGCAAATGTGTCGCTTCGCCTGGAGTCTGTTCGCTGGGACGATCGAATCGCAAAAGATGATCGATCAGAAGATCGAATCGGTGGCTGCGAATTGGACGCTCGGCCGGATGCCGCCGACCGATCGAAATGCGATTCGCCTGGGGGCCTTCGAACTGCTGTACACCGACACGCCGCACCCCGTCGTGATCGACGAAGCGTTGGAATTGGCAAAAAGCTTCGGATCGGCCCAATCGGCTTCATTCGTCAATGGGATTCTCGACAAGTTGGTGCCTTCAGCAAAGCGAGCAGCGCCGAAGGCCAGCCCCAGCGAAGACGACCAACCCGCGATCGATGCCGCAGAATAG
- the ribH gene encoding 6,7-dimethyl-8-ribityllumazine synthase, with protein sequence MPLTPNVLEGSLLLGNVRVAIVVSRFNDLVTDRLLSGAIDTFRRHGLSDDRITVVRVPGSFEIPLPAKRLADSGQFAAVVCLGAVIQGETSHHEYINHPMASAIMQSSLSSGVPVTFGVLTCQSMDQALDRAGGKAGNKGIEASVAAIEMINLLAIMKSQGL encoded by the coding sequence ATGCCGTTGACGCCTAATGTTCTGGAAGGATCGCTGCTGCTCGGAAATGTCCGCGTGGCGATCGTCGTGTCGCGTTTTAATGATCTCGTGACCGACCGGTTGCTGTCTGGAGCCATCGACACGTTTCGTCGACATGGGCTGTCTGATGATCGGATTACGGTCGTTCGAGTTCCCGGGTCATTCGAAATCCCGTTGCCGGCGAAACGCCTGGCCGACAGTGGCCAATTCGCCGCGGTTGTCTGTTTAGGGGCCGTCATTCAGGGCGAAACCTCGCACCACGAGTACATAAACCACCCGATGGCGTCCGCAATCATGCAGTCGTCGCTGTCGAGTGGCGTGCCGGTCACGTTTGGCGTGCTGACATGCCAGTCGATGGATCAGGCACTCGATCGAGCGGGTGGTAAGGCGGGCAATAAAGGGATCGAAGCGTCTGTGGCAGCGATCGAAATGATCAATCTGCTCGCGATAATGAAGTCGCAAGGGCTCTGA
- the rho gene encoding transcription termination factor Rho translates to MNMKPRPSYPRSTPAAGSPSADWEAPEAGPLSASMHREGPLAREASVSRDAASRDAAARDATPPAAPFDDDEDDDSSHFVADERYEEIKRGDTDIHIAELQRLTMKDLIVLAKKENITEYTGLKKQDLIFKILKERTKMNGLMFGEGTLEILQDGFGFLRAADYHYLPCPDDIYVSPSQIRRFGLRNGAMVAGQIRPPKENERYFALLRVEAINSEDPNLLTEKVFFDDLTPLHPTRRLKLCSDPAELSTRVVDMVAPIGMGQRGLIVSPPKAGKTILLQKLAKAVLAADPEVYVIVLLIDERPEEVTDMERQVKGKNCEVISSTFDEPPSRHIQVSEMVIEKAKRMVEYGQHVVIFLDSITRLARAWNTECPHSGKILTGGVDANALQHPKRFFGAARNVEEGGSLTIVATALVDTGSKMDDVIFEEFKGTGNTELHLDRRMVEKRVWPAIDVNKSGTRREELLLTEEELRRVWLLRRVLNDMNPVEAMELLVSRMRRTKSNDEFLMTMNLS, encoded by the coding sequence ATGAACATGAAGCCCCGACCGTCTTATCCCCGTTCGACACCCGCGGCTGGTTCCCCTTCGGCGGATTGGGAAGCTCCTGAAGCAGGCCCGCTGTCCGCCTCGATGCATCGGGAAGGTCCGTTGGCACGGGAAGCTTCGGTTTCCCGAGATGCGGCGTCTCGTGACGCGGCCGCCCGCGATGCGACTCCTCCCGCCGCGCCATTCGACGATGATGAAGACGATGACTCGAGCCACTTCGTCGCGGACGAACGCTACGAAGAGATCAAGCGGGGCGATACCGATATTCATATCGCCGAATTGCAGCGGTTGACGATGAAGGACCTGATCGTTCTCGCCAAGAAAGAGAACATCACCGAATACACCGGCCTCAAGAAGCAAGATCTCATTTTCAAGATCCTCAAAGAGAGGACGAAAATGAACGGGCTGATGTTCGGCGAAGGGACGCTCGAAATCCTGCAAGACGGCTTCGGATTTTTGCGTGCGGCCGATTATCATTATCTGCCCTGCCCCGACGACATTTATGTTTCCCCCAGCCAGATCCGCCGATTCGGGTTGCGGAACGGAGCCATGGTCGCGGGCCAGATCCGACCTCCCAAAGAAAACGAACGCTATTTCGCGCTGCTGCGCGTTGAGGCCATCAACAGCGAAGATCCGAATCTGCTGACCGAGAAGGTCTTCTTCGACGATCTGACGCCGCTCCATCCGACCCGTCGGTTGAAACTATGCTCTGATCCGGCGGAACTGAGCACGCGCGTTGTCGACATGGTGGCGCCGATCGGGATGGGGCAACGTGGATTGATCGTGTCTCCTCCGAAAGCCGGTAAGACGATCCTGCTGCAGAAGCTTGCCAAAGCCGTGCTTGCGGCCGACCCGGAAGTCTACGTCATCGTGCTGTTGATCGACGAGCGTCCCGAAGAAGTGACGGACATGGAACGTCAGGTCAAAGGCAAGAATTGCGAAGTCATCAGCAGTACGTTCGATGAACCACCCAGCCGACACATTCAAGTTTCGGAAATGGTCATCGAAAAAGCCAAGCGCATGGTCGAGTATGGCCAGCATGTCGTGATTTTCCTGGACTCCATCACGCGGCTTGCCCGCGCCTGGAACACGGAATGTCCGCATTCGGGCAAGATCCTGACAGGTGGTGTTGACGCCAATGCGCTGCAGCATCCCAAGCGATTTTTCGGTGCGGCCCGAAACGTGGAAGAAGGCGGCAGCCTGACGATCGTCGCCACCGCGCTGGTCGATACTGGCAGCAAAATGGACGACGTGATTTTTGAAGAGTTCAAAGGGACCGGCAACACCGAACTGCATCTGGATCGCCGGATGGTCGAAAAACGCGTCTGGCCCGCGATCGACGTCAACAAGTCCGGTACTCGTCGTGAAGAACTGCTGCTGACCGAAGAAGAATTGCGACGCGTCTGGTTGCTACGGCGCGTACTCAATGACATGAATCCGGTCGAAGCGATGGAATTGCTGGTCAGCCGTATGCGCCGCACCAAGTCCAATGACGAATTCCTGATGACGATGAATCTGAGCTAA
- a CDS encoding diacylglycerol kinase family protein has product MKQPSFGRSLLHAINGLAFTVRTQRNAKIHVVFGSLVLIMAVWLQLDLQQISILILTIGGVIAGETINTTVEAVVDLLSPEFHERAKIAKDVSAGAVLILSLAAILVGLLTMGPPLWERVSQFTRGG; this is encoded by the coding sequence GTGAAACAACCCAGTTTTGGAAGGAGTCTCTTACACGCCATTAACGGACTGGCGTTTACCGTCCGAACGCAACGAAATGCCAAGATTCACGTCGTGTTTGGTTCCCTCGTGCTGATCATGGCCGTCTGGCTACAGCTTGACCTGCAACAAATCAGCATTTTGATCCTGACGATTGGCGGGGTCATCGCGGGTGAAACCATTAATACCACGGTCGAGGCCGTCGTCGATCTTTTGTCGCCCGAATTTCACGAGCGGGCGAAGATCGCCAAGGACGTTTCTGCGGGCGCCGTCTTGATCCTGAGTCTCGCCGCAATTCTTGTCGGGCTGCTAACAATGGGACCGCCGCTATGGGAACGCGTCAGCCAGTTTACACGCGGTGGATGA
- a CDS encoding DUF1549 domain-containing protein has protein sequence MRIFAGMALVIGICLGVWTNQPHAQASDDANGGDISFQVKSLLAHRCIACHSGDDAKGKLILISRDAMLTGGQSGPGLVERHPEKSLVWEYVDQDIMPPKHPLSADEKRLIQDWIAAGAVWSGGAIDPFAISSDHRAGLDWWSLQTLQRVAVPTARDGTDVRQPIDNFIVQKLTQRGLSMSPAAVPRTLIRRVTFDLLGLPPTPDEIEQFLADERPDAWERLLDRLLASPHYGERWARHWLDVVRFGESNGFERDLPRPNAWHYRDWVIAALNRDMPYDEFARWQLAGDLLASNDLDALKATGFLVAGAHDTVIPVIDRMRATMRQDELEDIIGTVGQTFLGLTVNCARCHDHKFDPISTREYYQLASALAGIDHGEREFTPNAVTTQLAAWRQQIDTLSETLRQQEHEIRKALADRSESPNEPTSTQVPAAIAAWDFTQSLRDQIGEMHVKLMGAATQTTAGLTVNESSFAKTTRLSKEIFEKTLEVRVQLNSLQQSGGGVITLQTLNGNTFDAVVYAEQKPLQWMAGSEGFARTVSFEGPAEKHADNASVVLTQVYHADGTIVCYRNGQHYGSPIHKNVAVKFHPSNSQILFGLRHGQEPSDDRSLRGTIVAARLFNQALTAEQVALSADSLRTLVSETEIQQALSPDMRDDRRAKQSELNQRQQQFTQLQKHGTIQVYTAVATQPGPMRIHTRGSVATLGDEVAPGGLAAIRGLSSDFGLRPDAIESHRREQLANWITDHRNPLFARVMANRVWHYHFGSGLADSPNDMGFHAGVPSHPELLEWLAAEFQGRRRNQIEHDPAQPPDPQAFSLKRLHRLLLASATFRQGSNHNSRAAGVDANNRLLWRFSPRRLEAEEMRDAMLSVAGELNSQLGGKGYQDVNSYFFKGTQFYDPIDPVGAVNHRRTIYRMWARGGRSPFLDTFDCPDPSTTTPRRSSTVTPLQALSLLNHSFGLRMANHFANRLTAEHAASTDGQVHSAYLLLFGREADAEEKSIGQTFIARHGLPAYCRAMWNASEFLFLD, from the coding sequence ATGCGAATATTCGCGGGGATGGCCCTGGTCATTGGCATTTGCCTGGGTGTTTGGACAAATCAACCCCATGCACAAGCCTCTGACGATGCGAATGGCGGTGACATTTCCTTCCAGGTGAAGTCACTGCTCGCGCATCGATGCATCGCATGCCACAGCGGAGACGACGCCAAAGGCAAGCTGATTCTGATCTCGCGCGATGCCATGCTGACCGGCGGTCAGTCAGGTCCCGGCTTGGTGGAACGTCATCCCGAAAAAAGTCTGGTGTGGGAATACGTCGATCAGGACATTATGCCGCCGAAACATCCGCTGTCCGCGGATGAGAAGCGACTGATTCAGGATTGGATCGCCGCAGGAGCGGTCTGGTCAGGTGGAGCGATCGATCCCTTCGCCATCTCGTCGGACCATCGTGCGGGTCTCGACTGGTGGTCGCTGCAGACGCTCCAGCGGGTTGCGGTCCCGACAGCCAGAGATGGCACCGATGTGCGACAGCCGATCGACAATTTTATCGTGCAAAAGTTGACACAACGCGGCCTGTCCATGTCGCCAGCCGCCGTACCGCGCACCTTGATTCGACGTGTCACGTTTGACCTGTTGGGACTGCCGCCGACGCCTGATGAGATTGAACAGTTTCTGGCGGACGAGCGCCCCGATGCCTGGGAACGACTGCTCGATCGATTGCTCGCGTCGCCCCATTACGGCGAGCGTTGGGCACGACACTGGCTGGATGTCGTGCGATTTGGTGAAAGCAACGGGTTCGAACGAGACCTGCCGCGCCCCAATGCCTGGCACTATCGTGACTGGGTGATTGCCGCATTGAATCGCGACATGCCGTACGACGAATTTGCCCGCTGGCAACTGGCGGGAGATCTGCTCGCCAGCAACGATCTCGACGCGTTGAAGGCAACCGGGTTTCTCGTTGCCGGCGCTCATGACACCGTCATCCCGGTCATCGACCGGATGCGAGCCACAATGCGGCAAGATGAACTGGAGGACATCATCGGAACGGTCGGCCAGACATTCCTGGGACTCACCGTCAATTGTGCCCGCTGTCATGACCATAAGTTCGATCCGATCTCGACCCGAGAGTACTATCAATTGGCATCGGCCCTCGCAGGCATCGATCATGGCGAGCGAGAATTCACTCCGAATGCCGTGACAACTCAGCTGGCCGCCTGGCGTCAGCAGATCGACACGCTGTCCGAAACATTGCGACAGCAAGAGCATGAAATTCGTAAGGCTCTGGCCGACCGATCCGAATCTCCCAACGAGCCAACGTCCACACAGGTACCAGCCGCGATCGCGGCCTGGGACTTTACGCAGTCCCTTCGGGACCAGATCGGCGAGATGCACGTCAAACTGATGGGAGCGGCAACTCAGACGACCGCCGGACTGACAGTCAATGAATCATCGTTCGCGAAAACGACGCGGCTGTCCAAAGAGATTTTCGAAAAGACGCTGGAAGTCCGCGTACAACTCAACTCGCTACAACAATCTGGCGGTGGTGTGATCACCCTGCAAACACTGAATGGCAACACATTCGATGCGGTCGTCTACGCCGAACAGAAACCGTTGCAGTGGATGGCGGGCAGCGAAGGATTCGCAAGAACCGTGTCGTTCGAAGGGCCCGCCGAAAAACATGCGGACAATGCGTCAGTCGTGCTGACGCAGGTCTATCACGCGGACGGCACGATCGTCTGCTATCGCAATGGACAACATTACGGCAGCCCCATTCATAAGAATGTGGCCGTCAAGTTTCATCCCAGCAACTCGCAAATTCTCTTTGGACTTCGACACGGACAAGAGCCGAGCGACGATCGCAGCCTGCGAGGAACGATCGTCGCGGCGCGGCTGTTCAATCAGGCGCTCACGGCAGAGCAGGTCGCTCTTTCAGCCGATTCGCTGAGGACGTTGGTAAGCGAAACAGAAATCCAACAGGCGCTATCCCCCGACATGCGGGACGATCGGCGAGCAAAACAGAGCGAGTTGAATCAACGGCAACAGCAGTTCACTCAACTCCAGAAACACGGAACGATTCAGGTCTACACTGCCGTCGCGACTCAGCCGGGCCCCATGAGAATTCATACTCGGGGAAGTGTCGCCACGCTCGGTGACGAAGTGGCACCTGGGGGATTGGCCGCCATTCGAGGGCTGTCATCCGATTTTGGCTTGCGCCCCGACGCCATTGAATCACATCGCCGTGAGCAACTTGCGAATTGGATCACCGATCACCGCAATCCCTTGTTCGCCCGCGTCATGGCGAATCGCGTCTGGCATTATCATTTCGGCTCGGGATTGGCGGACTCCCCCAACGACATGGGTTTCCATGCAGGCGTTCCCAGCCATCCAGAACTCTTGGAATGGCTGGCCGCCGAATTCCAGGGACGTCGCAGAAATCAAATCGAGCACGATCCCGCTCAGCCTCCCGACCCACAGGCATTTTCGCTGAAACGCTTGCACCGATTGCTGCTCGCGTCGGCGACATTTCGACAGGGATCGAATCACAATTCGCGCGCTGCGGGAGTTGATGCAAACAATCGATTGCTCTGGCGGTTCAGTCCTCGCCGACTGGAAGCGGAAGAAATGCGCGATGCGATGCTGTCGGTTGCGGGCGAACTGAATTCGCAGCTCGGAGGCAAGGGATATCAGGACGTGAATTCATATTTCTTTAAGGGCACCCAGTTCTACGACCCGATTGACCCGGTCGGCGCGGTGAACCACCGTCGCACGATCTATCGCATGTGGGCGCGAGGCGGACGCAGCCCGTTCCTGGATACGTTCGACTGCCCAGACCCTTCAACGACCACGCCACGACGATCGTCGACTGTGACTCCACTCCAAGCGTTATCGCTGCTGAATCATTCGTTTGGTCTCAGAATGGCGAATCACTTCGCGAATCGTCTGACCGCAGAACACGCCGCATCCACCGACGGGCAGGTCCATAGCGCGTATCTCTTGCTTTTCGGGCGTGAGGCCGATGCGGAAGAGAAATCGATAGGCCAGACGTTCATCGCCCGTCATGGCCTGCCGGCGTACTGCCGCGCGATGTGGAACGCCTCGGAATTTCTCTTCCTGGACTGA